The following proteins are encoded in a genomic region of Syngnathus acus chromosome 22, fSynAcu1.2, whole genome shotgun sequence:
- the mocs1 gene encoding molybdenum cofactor biosynthesis protein 1 isoform X1 translates to MASTLRFGLQDTHRSVRKLLIQCPIGAGGRPFSSATYKSELNSTIASPDFKTSAKTLTRQEKLGKNNIPFSSFLTDNFGRRHNYLRISLTEKCNLRCQYCMPEEGVKLTPRGQLLSTAEVLTLARLFVKEGVEKIRLTGGEPLIRPDVLDIIAELRKLEGLKSIAVTTNGMNLAKLLPRLKDAGLDLINISLDSLVPAKFEFIVRRKGFHKVMEGIDKAIEMGYDPVKVNCVVMRGLNEDELLDFVALTEKKPLEVRFIEYMPFDGNKWNFKKMVSYQEMLDHIKQQWANLETLPTGHSDTAKTFKVPGFKGQLGFITSMSEHFCGSCNRLRITADGNLKVCLFGNSEVSLRDVLRSGASDEELLQIIGAAVGRKKKQHAGMFNISQMKNRPMILIGNIQADTNCCSTKGINGSFNEKKQRAAFIQVPQHLSDFIGGQTASHSHPNAVSSNPQTKNLRPFPRHLLMKATVKCTQQNVQQYHSKTPSQELQHAQSASETGDPRLDGTPEAQLTHTDAQGRASMVDVGSKSPTRRAAQARATVLLSPVAFGLLQKNQLAKGDALAVAQLAGIMGSKQTSALIPLCHPLPLDHTSVTLELEQRRNAVVVTACCRTTGRTGVEMEALTAVSIAALTIYDMCKAVSHDITITDIQLLSKTGGKRDFLPNT, encoded by the exons ATGGCGTCGACCCTACGTTTTGGCTtacaagacacacacaggagTGTCCGAAAACTCTTGATTCAGTGCCCGATCGGAGCTGGTGGAAGACCTTTCTCTAGTGCGACTTACAAAAGCGAACTTAATTCCACAATAGCTTCCCCTGACTTTAAAACATCTGCAAAAACTTTGACAAGACAG GAGAAGCTTGGGAAGAACAACATTCCCTTCTCATCGTTCTTGACGGACAACTTTGGCCGGAGACACAATTACTTACGTATCTCCCTGACTGAGAAATGCAACCTGCGCT GTCAGTACTGCATGCCAGAGGAGGGTGTGAAACTTACACCACGAGGCCAGCTTCTGTCCACTGCAGAAGTACTGACGCTCGCTCGCCTCTTTGTCAAAGAGGGCGTGGAGAAGATTCGTCTCACTGGAGGAGAGCCGCTCATCAGACCTGATGTGCTGGACATCATTG CTgagttgagaaaattggaaggTCTGAAGAGCATCGCGGTGACAACAAATGGCATGAACCTGGCCAAACTCTTGCCTCGACTCAAAGATGCGGGCCTGGACCTGATCAACATCAGTTTGGATTCACTCGTACCTGCCAAGTTTGAATTCATCGTCAGGCGAAAAG GTTTCCACAAGGTCATGGAAGGCATTGATAAGGCCATTGAAATGGGCTACGACCCAGTCAAG GTCAACTGCGTGGTCATGCGAGGCCTGAACGAAGACGAGCTGCTTGATTTTGTTGCTTTGACAGAGAAGAAGCCTTTGGAAGTGCGCTTCATCGAATACATGCCATTTGATG GCAACAAATGGAACTTTAAAAAGATGGTGAGCTACCAGGAGATGTTGGATCATATTAAGCAGCAGTGGGCCAACCTAGAAACGCTTCCAACCGGACACTCAGACACAGCAaag ACATTCAAAGTGCCCGGCTTTAAAGGACAGCTCGGCTTCATCACCTCCATGTCGGAGCATTTCTGCGGCTCGTGTAACCGCTTACGCATCACCGCAGATGGCAACCTCAAG GTGTGTTTGTTCGGTAACTCCGAAGTGTCCCTAAGAGATGTTTTGCGCTCCGGAGCGTCAGATGAAGAGTTGCTGCAAATAATCGGCGCTGCTGTGGGCAGGAAGAAGAAACAACATGCTG GCATGTTCAATATCTCCCAAATGAAGAACAGACCTATGATCCTCATCG gcAACATACAGGCGGACACTAACTGCTGTTCAACAAAAGGCATAAATGGCAGTTTCAATGAGAAGAAACAGAGAGCAGCCTTTATCCAAGTACCACAGCACTTGTCTGACTTTATCGGCGGTCAAACTGCCTCCCATTCTCACCCTAACGCTGTGAGTTCCAACCCCCAGACAAAGAATCTTAGACCCTTCCCCAGACACCTACTAATGAAGGCCACAGTCAAGTGTACACAACAGAACGTTCAACAATATCACAGTAAGACTCCCAGCCAAGAGCTCCAGCACGCACAGTCCGCGAGTGAGACAGGTGACCCTCGCCTGGATGGCACCCCAGAAGCCCAGCTGACCCACACAGATGCTCAAGGCCGAGCAAGCATGGTGGATGTTGGCAGTAAGTCGCCGACGCGCCGAGCAGCCCAGGCCCGCGCCACCGTCCTGTTGAGCCCCGTCGCCTTCGGGCTGCTGCAGAAAAACCAGCTGGCTAAGGGCGACGCCTTGGCGGTAGCCCAGTTGGCCGGCATCATGGGCTCCAAACAGACATCAGCCCTCATCCCGCTCTGTCACCCGCTCCCGTTAGACCACACCTCGGTCACCCTGGAACTGGAGCAGCGGCGCAACGCTGTGGTGGTCACGGCATGCTGTCGCACCACCGGCAGGACAGGGGTCGAGATGGAGGCTTTGACTGCAGTTTCCATAGCAGCGTTGACTATTTATGACATGTGCAAGGCTGTGAGCCATGACATCACCATTACTGACATACAACTACTCAGTAAAACTGGGGGGAAGAGGGACTTTCTACCAAATACATGA
- the mocs1 gene encoding molybdenum cofactor biosynthesis protein 1 isoform X2: protein MASTLRFGLQDTHRSVRKLLIQCPIGAGGRPFSSATYKSELNSTIASPDFKTSAKTLTRQEKLGKNNIPFSSFLTDNFGRRHNYLRISLTEKCNLRCQYCMPEEGVKLTPRGQLLSTAEVLTLARLFVKEGVEKIRLTGGEPLIRPDVLDIIAELRKLEGLKSIAVTTNGMNLAKLLPRLKDAGLDLINISLDSLVPAKFEFIVRRKGFHKVMEGIDKAIEMGYDPVKVNCVVMRGLNEDELLDFVALTEKKPLEVRFIEYMPFDGNKWNFKKMVSYQEMLDHIKQQWANLETLPTGHSDTAKTFKVPGFKGQLGFITSMSEHFCGSCNRLRITADGNLKVCLFGNSEVSLRDVLRSGASDEELLQIIGAAVGRKKKQHAGMFNISQMKNRPMILIGG, encoded by the exons ATGGCGTCGACCCTACGTTTTGGCTtacaagacacacacaggagTGTCCGAAAACTCTTGATTCAGTGCCCGATCGGAGCTGGTGGAAGACCTTTCTCTAGTGCGACTTACAAAAGCGAACTTAATTCCACAATAGCTTCCCCTGACTTTAAAACATCTGCAAAAACTTTGACAAGACAG GAGAAGCTTGGGAAGAACAACATTCCCTTCTCATCGTTCTTGACGGACAACTTTGGCCGGAGACACAATTACTTACGTATCTCCCTGACTGAGAAATGCAACCTGCGCT GTCAGTACTGCATGCCAGAGGAGGGTGTGAAACTTACACCACGAGGCCAGCTTCTGTCCACTGCAGAAGTACTGACGCTCGCTCGCCTCTTTGTCAAAGAGGGCGTGGAGAAGATTCGTCTCACTGGAGGAGAGCCGCTCATCAGACCTGATGTGCTGGACATCATTG CTgagttgagaaaattggaaggTCTGAAGAGCATCGCGGTGACAACAAATGGCATGAACCTGGCCAAACTCTTGCCTCGACTCAAAGATGCGGGCCTGGACCTGATCAACATCAGTTTGGATTCACTCGTACCTGCCAAGTTTGAATTCATCGTCAGGCGAAAAG GTTTCCACAAGGTCATGGAAGGCATTGATAAGGCCATTGAAATGGGCTACGACCCAGTCAAG GTCAACTGCGTGGTCATGCGAGGCCTGAACGAAGACGAGCTGCTTGATTTTGTTGCTTTGACAGAGAAGAAGCCTTTGGAAGTGCGCTTCATCGAATACATGCCATTTGATG GCAACAAATGGAACTTTAAAAAGATGGTGAGCTACCAGGAGATGTTGGATCATATTAAGCAGCAGTGGGCCAACCTAGAAACGCTTCCAACCGGACACTCAGACACAGCAaag ACATTCAAAGTGCCCGGCTTTAAAGGACAGCTCGGCTTCATCACCTCCATGTCGGAGCATTTCTGCGGCTCGTGTAACCGCTTACGCATCACCGCAGATGGCAACCTCAAG GTGTGTTTGTTCGGTAACTCCGAAGTGTCCCTAAGAGATGTTTTGCGCTCCGGAGCGTCAGATGAAGAGTTGCTGCAAATAATCGGCGCTGCTGTGGGCAGGAAGAAGAAACAACATGCTG GCATGTTCAATATCTCCCAAATGAAGAACAGACCTATGATCCTCATCGGTGGGTGA